The region TCCCTCACCCCTCTTTCTGCACCCCCCTCTGACCCCAGTGGCAAACTCCCACATTCAAAATGCAATAACTTGATCCATAGCCAGTAAGATAGAACCACTGCAGCTCTTCGGTTTATGTTGtgtaaaggctttttttcttaagatgaaACACTGGTAACAAAGGCTCCCATTATACTGTGAAATACCAGTCTTAGGCAGAAATCAAATGAATAACAAAATCACAAGCCCAGATCAAACAGTCACACATAAGGGTGACCAAAACATATAAATGTCACAATCAATCCTCTTATTTCAAGCCCATGCTTTGTAAGGCAAAACAAATACCATTCAACTTCTCCCTAAATCCACAAGCAAGCAAAAACATCCAAGCAGCATCTGTCATTTATTCATATtgactgagaaaatgaaatcaacTTAGCCAGCATACTGGAAAATGAAGATTAAAGCAAGTGATAAAACCAAACTTGACAAATATCCATAGCCTCAGCTGACCTCCTGGACCTACCAGGAGCCATCAACATCTCTTTTGCTTCAAGCTCCATTTGAGCCTGAGGATCCTATTGTCCATTTAAGGATTCTGAGAGAACTGTATACAATTTGAGCTTGATTTTGGGTATTGTTttgtgtggtttgggttttttttgttttgtttggttttttttttttttaactccataAAAGTGAGCAGTTAATTTTATAAGCATTCCTCAGGAAAGCATGCAATCAAAAATACAGTATAACAATATAACCTTGGAGGACTGCAGTAACTacatattttaagtttttcacTTCAAAAGAGAGCAATTTTATAAGCATGTTTCACAAGAAGTCTTCCCTATATGCAAAGACTGTAAAGCAAGACTACATTGTATGTAATTTTGCACGATTATGTCCATTATGCATAAATTACTTTATTAAACAGTCATAGGTTTAATCTCGCTTGGAAAACAATCTCTCCCATCAcctaagaattttttttggagggggggaggaaCCATCTGCTTTTACAATCCCTGTGCCCTCCCCAGCAGTATGGCCATAAGGACCCTCCAAGAAATGAAAGTCAGTAGGAAAAAAGCCATCTGCACAGGCAGACAAGGGATGATCACCCTCATGGATGAGGAAGCAGGGAACAGCCAACCAGTCCATTTAGAATATGCCATTAGAGAGCAGCATTATCCAGAATATTTGTTAAAATCTAGAACTAGTCTGTGGGAAGAAGTACTTCCAAGAAAATTAGTGAAGTATCTCCAGCTAAACTGCTACTCATGGGGCATAAGTAactaactgatttttttaaataatccacAGTTGAAATAATCCTCAAcaggaagaacaaaagcaaacaaataaaccaagaTATAAACATAGGAAAAGGCATTTGGAGAAAATGTTTCCCTAAGAGTGTCCAGCTGACCTTTAAAATTTAATCACAATTCACCAGTCAATGCCCCCTTATATGTTATAACAAGAGACTCTTCCCCACAAAGCCCTCTAGTACACACACATCATGTATTTGCAGAGGCCACTTAAATCAATTTGTCATTAAGTTATTAGTACCTGGTGTGCATCCAGCTTAATGAAACAGTCGTTTCATCCATTATTATAGATCAGAAACAATCCCTGCAGGGTAAATGGTGCAGCATCTTAGAGGTCGTGCTGTGTTCACAACTGAGATCAGGGTCAGAGAGATCATTTTGGAGCTTTACATAGTTTCCAGTTTAGCCATAGAAATCTACATGTGGCTTACTAGGACAAGTTTGTTTGGTTAACTCCTAGGTGTTAATGAGCTTATATCCATTTTATGGGAAGTTTTCAGAAAGTTACCCAAGGTCACAACTTGTTAGGGAGGTTACCAGCTTTCTTAAAGTACTGAACAGACTACAAAAGTAATGCAAGACTATGACCAGTACCCATTGCTCCTGACccttatgcatattttattttttgccacCAGCTATGCGTAAGTTGACAGGTAATAGCTCTGTTAACTACAAAACCAAGCAGCTACTACAACAAGGGTGGGAGGGATGGGAAATAAAAGTCATACCATACAGATAACACTAGCAAATCCAGAACCAGATTAAGTAACCGACCTCAGGAATGAAGCCTAGAGCCTAAAGTTACTCTAGATGCAAAGCATGAGTTGGACTAGGCAGTACAGGACAGCAACCCCACACATTCCTTTTGCAAAACTGGGCAAAGCCAGCAGCTGACTGATTCAAACCACAAATATACTCACCTTCTCCAAAGCTTAGATGCTCAACCCATTGCTGTAAACAGAAAGCACCAACTATTCAGAATGCAGCTGCCACAGCCTTCTGATGGTGGGCGATTTCACTGATCGATTAAAATAACTGAGCAGGCTTCATTTCACAAGCATTGGTGGTATCAAAATCATTCACCAATTTAACTACAGGAATACCGATGTATAAGAAAGAGCTTTGAtgccttctgcagctctggTTCCATTGGTGCAAACACAGCAGATACATCTCACTCAAGACTCTTGAAGCAAGGTGGAAGAGGTCAAGTACTGCTTCACacaccatctttttttttgaacagctttaaaaagctCGCAGATTTACCACGTACATAAGTGACAATAATTTACCTGCATATTTGAATATGGCCTCTACAATACAATGAAACCCACACCCTAACAGTGATTCCACCTCCTGCAAGTAGATCACAGCTTCTGAAATGTGTTCATCGCACCATTTACACCATTATGAAAGCACCAATGGATATGTTTTCTCTCGTCTTACCTATCACACATCTGTTGTCATCTCTTGAAATGTAAGAAAGACAAATACTTAAAGCACCAGATATGTTTATTAGACAAttaaaaaagtcagttttattAGACAACTTGAAAAGTAGAATACAttctttccatgttttaatattttaccaTCTCAAGAACCTGGCAaccatggaaaataaaaagtgtttacAAAAGTTATAAAAGCTGCACTGCATCTGAATTACAAAAAACATCATTAGTTGACAAGGAAGCTTTATAAAATGCAGTAACAGATTTTCAGCTGATTATGAAACACAGGGATATTGCCATATATATGCATTCACAAAATCAGCACAGTATTGCAGTTAAGGCACTCTGGATACATAGTACGCACTTCCATATAAGAAAtccatttcagtgaaaacacagtaaattGCTACTGGTAGACAGCGACAGTGCCCAGTACTGGCCATCAAAGCACCAGGTTTATGTCAATGAGTGAAGctcctgataaaaaaaaagcattgacttttttttcttttactccgACTATTTGACATTGAAGACTCATTCAAGCAAATTTACTCTTAAAGAGGTCAAGGaagattttcattatttaaacactgttaaacacatttttaaaagttaaatattttaaaatacaagtcCATGATGAAAACTGCATGAAGTTCACATTAAGGATTAGTGCATGTAGCtacttcaaaagaagaaaacaaagcactgaCTTTCTCCACTCCATATTTACTTGCCATTTCCTGAGGTATCCACCAACCACAGTAACCTCAaaggaaatacagtaaaatagaGTAATTTGTCAAAAAAGCAACCTCTCCAAGACTGCACTTTTtagttcttttcattttagattGTCATACCTTTACTGCCTGCATCGCCGTCTGCCACAGGCACACTATTTACCAACAGATCTGTAACAGATTCTACAAATAACTATTCTctaatttaaagaataatttatctCAGCTGTTTTCATGTCACCATcttgaaagcaaaatttcacCAGCTGCTGAATAGTTTCGTAGACTTCTTTTGCAGCCGTTGGTACATAAGTTCTAAGGAGTAAAAACACTCAAGAACCTAACCCTGCAAGCACATGAGTACTTTAACAGGTATTAAATAGAATTCTTAGCAATGACTCTGGACATTTGCAGGATCAGGCACTTGAATTGTGTTATTATTGTTGCTGTTCTAGTTCACcaatttgaatgaaaaaaaaagccatggtacataaaaaaaagcaacagacaaCTTCCACAGCAGAACTTTACAAATCAGTAAGGTCCAACAGATTTCAACTAAGATCAAGAATACACCGTAAGAGAACTCGATTATGCACAGCATCCTTACAAATATATTCCTGCTATGTCTTTGATGAAGCACTAACATCCAGAAAACTTTTAATgccaatttttcttttacaagaatGACAGCCTAGACACGTCAGTATAAAATATGGCTCCTCCACATTCCTCAGCACTGACCTGTTCACCTTGTACACACCTGAAGTTTGAATTTAAAACACATAGTTAACCTTCCTGGAATGTGATATTCCATTCCTACTTAAGTGATATTACTTGGACCACAGAATgatttccatatccttcttctaaGGCACTGAGCACGAACAAAACATCCAGTATCAGAGTGCTTGCATAacattcattaatttttttaatctttgcttAGCACAGCAATCCACAGGACACCATTCTGCAGTACACAAGTATTGAGAGAGTTGAGAGCAGAGTAAGTAGTCCCATACAGCTCAGGGGGCAAAAACCACTATGCCGGAGAAGATGCCACATCTTGTAGGGCGGATTCAATCACCTCAAAGCTATACAAAGTGATAGCAGGCAGCTGTGAAACAACTCACACAATGGTAAACACTCGTTTGTAATCTGCTGCTCTGAAGAACTTGCAACAGTTAAACATACCCTATCCAGGAATTCAGCTTCTTACttcacagagcagaaacctCTTTATGTCCATTTTCCTATAAAAGAATAACTAAAGTGTCTCTTCCTTTACCCCTCTGCAGATTACTAAAACATCTTCTAGAGTTAGAGCTGTATCAGAATGAATTCTTACAAAACTACATGCCTCTATGATTTGCAGGATTCAGCAAGTCAAAAAAGTAcaatgtttacttttttaaagtgtGATTATGCAAATGTTTACTAGGAtaatgccatttaaaaatatagcaCTTTAATATAACAATCTCTTCTTATAGACAAAAAATGGTAGCTGAATAAGCACGTTTAAAACGTAATAAGAACTGAGGTGATAACCAGTGTTACCCAGCGGAACACTTACTTCTTTGTAATTCAGGCATTTTAACATAGGACTATAGAGGTGTGTGTACACTACACTCCGATTGCAAGTGTCCTGAGAgtagtttcttcttttgtgaaCCTACATAAGAGAAGTAGTGTCAGCTCTAAGCATTAAAGTGTATTATTCCCAAAGTAGATCCACAGTTGTTAAATTGAATAGGGACAAAGCCCAAGTATCTTGGGgggagaattattttttaaatgaacaccCCTAggtggaaggaaggatggatttttttaaccAGGGTTATTTTCATTTTCGTTCATTAGATAGTTGAAGAGTTGGCATAACCtatgtttgtttttacattatcaagaaaaaaaaacactgaaattacaATTACtcaaatgaaaagcaagtaCCCATATCATACATCCTTATTCAAAGCAGACTGATCAAGTTGGATAACCTTTACATCGGCTTATTTTGattatgcatttgaaaaaaaaccaccaggcCTGCTAACCAATATCACATGTATCAATGATACTACTGTGATCAAAACAAAAGTTAATGCATACATAgtaaaaaaatggttaaaagaGCTTAAGCTTTGTAAACTTAAGGGACCAATTTGCAACAGTGATTCCAGCTTTTACTGAATACATTGAGACAGCTGTCACAGGGGCCTTTTCCCTTTGGCTGAAATACATCTTAAAAAAGCATGTTATGATCTAAGAGTGGAACACCACgtgcatatgcacacacatacatctcagcaagcacacacacacattataATACATACACAGATACACACAAAGAGCACACAGTGATACATGCTGTAAAATATTACCAGCGTCCAAGCGGTGTCCTACCACTGTTCCCAGCTAAAGTCATCTCCTCTaccaaacacaagaaaaaagccTAAAATAGTAAGGAAAATGACAGCATTGCCAGCCAGCACCAGACCACAGGCTCCCCATTTGATCTGAAATGCAAGGAAATGAAACAGTCAAAGCAGTTCTTTTAAGACAAGTTCAGCCCAGTTACTTATATGCATTagataaattaaactaaatacTACAGAAAGGTGCtaaaagcataaagaaaaaagacaataaataattcaatttaTGCAACTAATTATTCAATTAGCAAACACTCATCTTACTAATACAACACTTGGACAGGCTAATAATGctatattttagaataaaataattacctTGCAGCACAAATCACTAAGACATACCTAAGTCATAGAAAACTCTGGTGAAACTAGTGTCCCCCTTTAATTGctacacagcaaaataaaagacTGCCTTTCAAATAGATGCCAGTGACAAGCATGGAAATCAGTACATGGTCTTAAAGGTAAACAGCTTTCTTTAATTACCTGCCCAAGTACCCTCAAATAGCAACATTTACTCTTAAAAGATATCACTACGTATTAAGAGTCTCCTCTCCTGGTCCCATCTGGTTCTGCCTACTGTCAGGTCCACAAATTAGAAATGCAGTGTCAGGGAAACTGTGCATTACAAGTAAATTAAAACTAAGCACACAagttcttagaaaaaaaactgaaaggctgaaggggaaaaacacaacacaaaagcGTCACTGGGTGGTTTGGGAGACAGGATGAAGGAGttctttgctttgcaaaacaaacatGACAAAATCTCACCACTGAAGAgcagctcagaaagcaaagagaaaagaagttaGCAGAATTTCCTCAGACTCTGAGGGTACAAAGCGTGAGCTTGGGAAATGCTTTGAAAACCAGAAGGGCAGCTCTGGAAGTTTGGCCTTTTATCTTTTAACTGATAATGCACTCCAGTCATCAAGTTTTCAGCATCCTAAATGGAGAAAGCAGATATTCTGagataaaaataaggaaggtGGTGCAAGAAGCAGTGCAAAAGCTGATGAGACAGAGGCATGAAATGTAGGAGGAGATAATATCTTGTACTggacaaaaatctgaaaaaaaaaagctaaaaactTTTCAGTCATGCAAGTCCTTTGCTCAGgtaaaaaagcagcactgacagACAAAATTCCAGCAGAGTGATTATTTTAATCAGAAGCCAGAAACATCATAGTAATTAAATTAAGGACAGGACTTACGAACAGCAACAGTGCATGTAAAGATTATACTTAGTAACTGGTTCATTACCATAAAAATTAGCAAGTAGAGCTTACCGCTTCAACCCGCGCAAGGATTATAGGAAATCCAAAGGCAGAAACAACAATCCCAGTCGTGAAGAAATATGCCAATTCCCTGCAAGCACTGCTGGCTGCGTCGCTGTCATCACTCACTCTTTTTGCAATGAAGTGGGGAATGGGGCAgatgaagtaaaatattaagACAAACAGAGGCCAGTATAcactgggaaggggagaaaaaaggaaatacatcaTCAGTTTAGGTGAATGTATCAATAAAAAGCTAGTTTCTGTTTAGCAAAAGTAATTGCAGTAGCTGTAATCCTACTTTAGGGTTCAAAAAGTGGATCGTGTGACTTAAACACAAGCTCTCACCGAACGGGGCAACCTCACCTCATTTTCCCTGCATACTAGCACAAGCACTTGCACAGCCTCACACAGAGCAAGTTCTGCTCTCCCACACAACTAAaccttaatttatttaaatatccATCACTTTGCTGATTCACCCACGCCACTGCGTCACAAAAAACAGCGTCGCCACACAGGCGGGAGGGGAGCTAAGAATCCTCCCAAATTAGAGGGATCCCAGGGTACAAACAAGCCAGCTGCAAAGGCTCAGCCCTGAACTCTCATCTCACTCggatttttaaaggaaacagacAACCCGATGGAGTTTGGAGGTGGGAGAGTTGTTTAAAGAAACAGGGAAGTGGAAGAACTGTGGGAGGTTACAAATGGATTGCTTAGCAAGATGGCACCGCTTTTCTTGAGGAGGCACAGAGCTGTTTTCAGTCGTTTTTAGTAGAAATGCAAGTTTTGGCTAAGGAGATGGTATTTAATGACAACGAACTGCCACGTGCCAAAAGCAGGCGACGGCTAGAAGATAACCGGAGCCGAACAGCCCAATTAAACGAGATTAACACCTCAATTAACAGATATTAAGAAGGGGAAGCTTCGGGAACGGAGTCAGCGCTCTCACCCGTAGTACTCCAGGGCGCAGCCCAGCATGAGGAATGTCAGCCCGATGGCTCCGCTGAAGGACAGCGCCACGAGAGCTGCAACGGCACACGGGCAGGCGGTGAGGCAGCGGCATCGCCCCTGACCGGCTACCGCTTATCCCGCCCCGACAGCGCAACCCGGTCGCTCTGCTCCCTCAGAGTGCCCCGGCCAGCGGGTGGGCAGCGAGCCTGTAGATGCCGGCAGTCTCGGGACCGCTGCCCGCCCGCGGGCCGGGAACACCCGGTACCTTTGATGCCCGCCATGTCT is a window of Cuculus canorus isolate bCucCan1 chromosome 8, bCucCan1.pri, whole genome shotgun sequence DNA encoding:
- the LEPROT gene encoding leptin receptor gene-related protein isoform X2, with protein sequence MAGIKALVALSFSGAIGLTFLMLGCALEYYGVYWPLFVLIFYFICPIPHFIAKRVSDDSDAASSACRELAYFFTTGIVVSAFGFPIILARVEAIKWGACGLVLAGNAVIFLTILGFFLVFGRGDDFSWEQW
- the LEPROT gene encoding leptin receptor gene-related protein isoform X1 yields the protein MAGIKALVALSFSGAIGLTFLMLGCALEYYGVYWPLFVLIFYFICPIPHFIAKRVSDDSDAASSACRELAYFFTTGIVVSAFGFPIILARVEADAENLMTGVHYQLKDKRPNFQSCPSGFQSISQAHALYPQSLRKFC